In Clostridium thermosuccinogenes, the genomic stretch TGCCCAGTTATTCAATATATATCTTTTTGCATCGTTAACCGCTTTCCTCTTTGTCTCCGATTCTGTCTTTTCAAGAATTTTAGCAAATGCCTTCTTAAGCCCCGCCTTATCAGCTTCTTTCAAGGCATCATCTAATTCCTGTTCGATATCTTCGTCTTCCAAGTGTGCCGTTGCTACTTTTACGTATTTGCTCAAATGATACTTATCCAATACAAACTTGCTTTTACCAATCCAGTTTAATCCCTGTTTTATCCAAGCTGCTCCATCTCCAGATATATATACAGTTTCAATCTTATCCACATCATAAGTATCATCTATGTATTGGGAAACCTCTAGCCACAGTTCTTCACTATCTCTGATTCCTCCAAAATAACGGGGATTCTTCAATACTTTTCTCTTCTTCGTGCTTTTTTCATGGTCAATTCCCTCATGAACGTATACAAGCTTAGGCATTAGTGTGCTACTTGCTCCCCATTCATCTTCTGTCTTATGTCTCTTTTTCCCTTGCTGCGCTACATGGTCTTCATCAGCCTCAATATACAGAATCTTTGGTGTCTCATCCTTTCTCTTTTCCACCGATGGCTGAACAACTTCAAGTTCATGTACTTTATTCATTACAGCCTGTTTGCTTACCTCATCCATGTATGCAGCTTTTTCTCCACCTTTTCTATAACTGCTCTCCGCAGCCTCTTCCACAGCATTTATGACAACATCAGCACTTACTCGGTCATGAGGATTGATACCAACTATTCTATCCACAAGATATTGCCTTTTTCCGCCTTTCTTAGGCTTAAAATATGTTCGTTCATAACTGATGGGTCCAAAGCTTGTTAAAAGTCCTGTTCTATCCTTTCTTACA encodes the following:
- a CDS encoding ISLre2 family transposase; translated protein: MYNSIQHFIGFGVKKIEEKVKKFVEKPTDLADLVLGLHEELLELGRNIVTEVLEDMDDYLRESASRKQNWEIVRKDRTGLLTSFGPISYERTYFKPKKGGKRQYLVDRIVGINPHDRVSADVVINAVEEAAESSYRKGGEKAAYMDEVSKQAVMNKVHELEVVQPSVEKRKDETPKILYIEADEDHVAQQGKKRHKTEDEWGASSTLMPKLVYVHEGIDHEKSTKKRKVLKNPRYFGGIRDSEELWLEVSQYIDDTYDVDKIETVYISGDGAAWIKQGLNWIGKSKFVLDKYHLSKYVKVATAHLEDEDIEQELDDALKEADKAGLKKAFAKILEKTESETKRKAVNDAKRYILNNWAGIEIKVDNYEIVGCSAEGHVSHILSDRLSSRPMGWSKNGADKMAQLRIFKKNGGKVYDLVMAQKKKEQREQAQQLQDELIRELRTNRNRYDGVWDSNLTIISKGHKTLLYRALRAFVG